In the Solibacillus sp. FSL K6-1523 genome, one interval contains:
- a CDS encoding amino acid permease, protein MGNSSKTLQRTMTTRHITMMALGGAIGAGLFKGSSSAIDLAGPAVLIAYLLGGIILLFVMQGLAEMAVRNSEARTFRDLVQSILGKYPAYFLDWIYWKMWVLNIAAESVVAAIFIQYWLPQYPIWILALTVAVFVTAINLLSVKVFAETEFWLALIKIFVIIVFIIAGLALLLVTFGNHTAVGFSNLTEHGGFLPNGPTGLIAAMLVVIYSYGGTEIIGITLAETKNPEKAVPKAVRSTLVRIITFYLLPFFIIVSLIPWNEVNGVPESPFVMVFKMIGIPGADHIMNAVVILAIVSSMNSGLYGSSRVLYTQAMDGRIPKVFAYLSKKKVPVYAILMCTLAMYTGVIISLFAGEKTFEFLMGSLGYTVLFIWLIIAIAHVKSRKKQSDKPSAYAVKWFPYTTWIAIIALSAILIGIIFTTSIIVTGITLAIYIFITLTYVLSGRFHVDKAK, encoded by the coding sequence ATGGGAAACAGCAGCAAGACATTACAGAGAACAATGACCACGCGCCATATTACGATGATGGCATTAGGTGGTGCCATTGGTGCAGGGTTATTTAAAGGGAGCAGTTCAGCGATTGATTTAGCTGGTCCAGCAGTACTTATTGCGTATTTACTAGGTGGTATTATTCTGTTATTTGTAATGCAAGGCTTAGCAGAAATGGCCGTTCGTAATAGCGAGGCAAGAACATTTAGAGATTTAGTACAATCAATTTTAGGAAAATATCCCGCGTATTTTTTAGACTGGATTTACTGGAAAATGTGGGTTTTAAATATTGCAGCTGAATCGGTAGTTGCAGCAATTTTCATTCAATATTGGTTACCACAATATCCAATTTGGATACTTGCTTTAACGGTTGCTGTATTCGTTACAGCTATTAATTTATTATCTGTAAAAGTTTTTGCAGAAACGGAATTTTGGCTTGCGTTAATTAAAATTTTTGTAATTATCGTATTTATTATTGCAGGATTAGCATTACTACTTGTCACATTTGGTAATCATACAGCGGTTGGATTTTCGAACTTAACGGAACACGGTGGATTTTTACCAAATGGACCAACAGGCTTAATTGCGGCAATGCTTGTCGTTATTTACTCTTATGGTGGCACTGAAATTATTGGGATTACGTTAGCTGAAACGAAAAATCCTGAAAAAGCAGTACCGAAAGCTGTTCGCAGTACATTAGTGCGCATTATTACATTTTATTTACTGCCGTTCTTTATTATTGTAAGTTTAATTCCTTGGAATGAAGTAAACGGGGTACCAGAAAGTCCATTTGTGATGGTCTTTAAAATGATTGGGATTCCAGGCGCGGACCATATTATGAATGCAGTTGTAATACTTGCGATTGTTTCATCGATGAACTCAGGTTTATACGGTTCATCACGCGTACTGTATACACAAGCGATGGACGGGCGTATCCCGAAAGTCTTTGCTTATTTATCGAAAAAGAAAGTTCCAGTGTATGCGATATTAATGTGTACGTTAGCCATGTATACGGGGGTAATTATTTCGTTATTTGCAGGGGAGAAAACATTTGAATTCCTAATGGGTTCACTAGGGTACACAGTATTATTTATTTGGTTAATCATTGCGATTGCCCATGTGAAATCACGTAAAAAACAATCAGATAAACCAAGTGCCTATGCAGTAAAATGGTTCCCTTATACAACTTGGATTGCGATTATCGCTTTAAGCGCAATTCTAATTGGAATTATTTTCACAACATCTATTATCGTTACAGGTATTACATTAGCGATTTATATCTTTATAACGTTAACTTATGTATTGAGTGGTCGTTTTCATGTAGATAAAGCGAAATAA